The following nucleotide sequence is from Streptomyces sp. NBC_00239.
CCGCAGTTCCATGTGGTCGGCGCTCATCCGCCGGTACCAGTCCACCTGGCCGTGGCCCAGCCAGCCGGCGTCGGCCTCGCCGGCGAAGGCGGCGAACCAGTGGGCGTGCCGGTCGGCGAAGCGCCGCTCCTCGCCGAGTTCGGCCAGCCAGGTGCGCCCGTACTCGCGGATGGTGTCGAGCATCCGGTACCGCTCGCGGGCCCCTTCGACGGTGCGCCGCACCACGGACTTCCCGGCGAGGCCGGCGAGGACCGCCGCCACCTTGCCGGCGGGCAGCGGGCCGCCCGCGCAGACGGCGCGCGCGGCGGCGGGTGTGAAGTCGCCGGCGAACACCGACAGGCGCGCCCACAGCAGCCGCTCGAGCGGTTCGCACAGCTCGTGGCTCCAGCCGATGGCGGTACGCATGGTCTGGTGCCGGGGCAGCCGGGAGGTGGGCGCGTCGGAGAGGACCTCGAACCGGGTGCCGAGACGTTCCGCGACCTGTTCCAGGGACCACAGCCGCAGCCGGGCGCCGGCCAGTTCCAGGGCCAGCGGGATCCCGTCGAGGCGCCGGCACAGGTCCGCGGCGGTGGCCGCGCGCCCCGGGTCGGTGAAGGCGGCGGCCGCGTGCGGGGTGGCCGACACGGCGCGGTCGCGGAACAGGGCGAGCGCGTCGCTGTCGGCGCCCTCGGCGGGCAGCGGCCGGACCTCGGTGACCCACTCGCCGTGGCAGCCGAGCGGCTGGCGGCTGGTGACCACCACGGTGAGGCGGGGGGCGGACTGGAGGAGCTCGCCGACGAGGTGGCGGCACCGCTCGACGAGGTGCTCGCAGGTGTCCAGGACCAGCAGCATGTCCTTGTCGGCGACCCAGGCGCACAGCTCCTCGTCGCAGGAGCGCAGGGACTGCTCGGAGAGGCCGAGGGTGTGCGCGACGGTGGCGGAGAGGAGGCCGGGGTCGCGCAGCGGGGACAGCTCCACCCACCAGACTCCGTCGGGGAACCCGGGGCGGGCGTTGCGGGCCGCCCGCAGGGCGAGCCGGGACTTCCCCACCCCGCCCACACCGGTCAGGGTGACCAGCCGTCGGTCCCGCAGGAGCCGGCGCAGCCGGTCCAGTTCGGTGCTGCGTCCCACAAAGCTTGCCGTCTCCGACGGCAGATTCCCCAACACGGCGACAGATTCTGTCTCAGGGGCAGGGTGACGCAAGTCCTCGTGATCATTGTTGATCGAACGGTCACCCTCCCTTTGGCGTAAGGGACTTCTAGCCTGCGAGTGTGACCGATCGTTCGGCGGAGAATGATCCCCAGTTGCCGTCGGGCAGCCGGGCGCGCAGCTTCAGCCGCCACACGGTCCCGGCCGCTTCGGCCACGGTCAGGCGGTAGACGGCGCGGCCCGCCGGGACGGCTCCCCGGCCCCACTGGATCACCGTGGTCATCCGCCCGTCCACGTACAGCTGGTACTCGCCGACCGGCTTCCCGGTGTCCGGGGCCCGCCAGGACAGCTCCACCGCGCCCGGCCCGGCGGTCGCCCGGAAGTCGGCGGGCGCGGTGCTCGGCGCGTGCCCGGTGGCGTGCGGCGTGGTGACGTCGGCGGCCGGGCTGTCGGGGGATGAGTGGTCGGCGCGGTCGCGGGCGCGGACCGTGAAGGTGTAGACGGTGTCCGGCAGCAGCCCGGTGACCGTGGTGCGGGTGGTCCGCCCGTCCACGGTGTGGATCCGGGCCCCGCCCTGGTACACGTCGTAGGCGCTGACGCCGATGTCGTCGGTGACCGCCGACCAGGAGAGCGACGCCGCCCGCGGCCCGTCCGGCCGGGCGGTCAGCGATGCCGGGGTGCCGGGCGCGCGCCGGTCGTCGGGCGCCGCGTCGGGGGTGGTCACGCGCGCCTCGGCGCTGCGCGGCGAGAGGTTGCCCGCGGCGTCCTCGGCCCGTACGGAGAAGGCGTACGCGGTCCGGGGGGTAAGGCCGGTGATGTCCACCATCCGCTTGTCGGCGGGGAGTTCGCGGACGAGGGCGGCGCCGCGGAAAACCTGGTAGCCGGTGACTCCGTCGGCCGGATCGGCCTCGGCCCACATCACGTGCACCGAACCGGAGCTGCCGGCCTGGGCCGTCAGCTCCAGGGGCGCGGGCGGGCTCTGGGTGTCGGGGGCCGGTCCGGCGCAGCCGGTCAGCAGGCCGCAGAGGAGGACGGCTGTTCCCACGGAGCGTCGCACGGCCCCTCCCCGACTGATCTGATGCGGGCACGCCAAAGGTCTAGACATATATGACACGTCGCGCAGGCGGCCATCAAGACCGCTGCGGGAAGTTGTGGGAAGTGTCCGCTCTCGGTGGGCGCTGACCGGACTGTGTCATTGCGTGCCCATTACGTACTGTTTAATTGCGACCGACTCGCAATAACCTTTGATCGGCAAACAGCGCGAGCCGGTACCGGCACGAGCAGGACCGGCGCGAGCAGTAAGCAAGACACGAGCAGTACAAGAGGTGTGCACAGCATGACGGCCCGAACGGCACGGGGACTGGCCGCGACCACGCTGGCCGCCGCACTCATCGCGAGCGCGGCGGCCTGCTCGACCCCTGGAGCGGGCGGCCCCGCGGGCGCCGCGGCCGCGGACTCCGTGGTCGTCGGGATCGCGACCGAGCCGGAGAGCCTCAGCCCGCTCCTCGGGTACGGCAAGGACGGCAACTCCAAGATCTTCGACGGCCTCCTCACCCACGACGCGTCGATGCGGCTGCGCCCGGCGCTCGCCGTGGCCCTGCCCGAGGTCTCCCGCGACGGGCTCACCTACACGTACCGGCTGCGCCAGGGCGTCCGGTTCAGCGACGGCACGCCCTTCACCGCCGCCGACGTCGTCTTCACGTACCGCACGATCCTCGACGCGAAGACGAACAACGCCGCCAAGACCGAGCTCGACGCCGTCGAGTCGGTCACCCGGCAGGGCGCCGACCGCGTGGTCTTCACCCTCAAGTACCCGTACGCGCCCTTCGCCGAGCGGACCGTACTGCCCATCGCGCCCGAGCACATCGCGGGCCGCCAGGACGTCAACAGCGGCGAGTTCACCACCCGGCCCGTCGGCACCGGCCCGTACGTCCTCACCGCCTGGTCCAAGGGCGAGAAGCTCAGCTTCCGCGCCAACCCCGACTACTGGGGCGGCGCGCCCGCGGTCAAGAAGTTCACGATGGCCGTCATCAAGGACGACGACGTGCGCGCCACCCGGCTGCGCGCCGGCGAGCTCGACGGGGCCGTCCTGCCGCCCAACCTCGCCAAGGGCTTCGCCCACGACAAGGGCCGCACCACCCTCGCCGCCACCTCCTTCGACTACCGCAACGTCACCCTCCCCACCCTGCACGAGGTGGCCGGCGACCCGGCCGTCCGCCGGGCGCTCGACCTCGCCGTCGACCGCACCGCCATGGTCGACAAGCTCCTCGACGGCGCCGGCAAGCCCGCCTACGGCCCGGTCCCCACCGACAGCCCCTGGTTCACGAAGGGCACCGAGCGCGCCCACGACCTCGGCCGGGCCCGCCGGATCCTCGACGCGGCCGGCTGGCGGCCGGGCGCCGACGGCATCCGCGTCAAGGACGGCGTCCGCGCCGCCTTCCCGCTCTGGTACACCTCCGGCGACAAGCTCCGCCAGGAGCACGCCCTCGCCTACGCCTCCGACGCCAAGAAGGCCGGCATCGAGATAACGACCGAGGCCGGCACCTGGGAGGTCATCGAGCCGCGGATGAAGACCGAGGCGGTCCTCGCCGGCGGCGGCTCGCCCGCCGACCCCGACTTCGACCAGTACCTGCTCCTCAAGTCCACCCTCGGCGGCGACGGCTTCAACAACATGGCCCGGTACGACAATCCGGCCGTCGACAAGGCCCTCGACGAAGGCCGCCGCAGCGGCGACCGCACCGTCCGCAAGGCCGCCTACGACACCGTCCAGCGCGAACTGGTGAAGAACCCCGGCTACACCTTCCTCACCCACATCGACCACCTGTACGTGGTCGGCAACCGCTGGAAGAACCTCACCACCCAGGTCGAACCGCACGACCACGGCCTCGGCTCCGGCCCCTGGTGGAACGTGGAGAAGTGGCAGCCCGCCACGTGAACCGCGGCCTGCCCTGGGGGCCGATGGCCAGGATGACGGGACGGCGGGTCCTGCTCGCCGCCCCCGTCCTGCTCACCGTGACCCTCGGCGTCTTCGCGGCCGCCGCGCTGTCGCCCTTCGACCCCGTCAAGGCGTACGCCGGCACCGCCGGGCTCACCGCCTCCCAGGAGACCCTCGACCAGCTCCGCGACAACCTCGGCGCGGACCGCCCCTTCCTGACCCGCTGGTGGGAATGGCTCGGCTCGGCGCTCACCGGCGACCTCGGCACCTCCGCCGTCATGCGCCGGCCGGTCGCCGACGTGATCACCGAACGCCTCGGCTGGTCCGTCCTGCTGGCCGGCACCGCCTTCCTGGTGGCCGTCCTGCTCGGCGCCGTCCTCGGCGTGCTCGCCGCCCGCCGGCCCGGCCGCCTCCTGGACCGGGCCGCCACCGCCGCCGCGTACACCCTGGAGGCGGCGCCCGCCTTCTGGCTCGGGCTGCTCGCCATCTGGTTCTTCGCCGTCCACCTCGGCGTGCTGCCGGCCGGCGGACTCACCGACGCCGGCGCCGACACCGTGACCGCCGGCCAGGTCGCCCGCCACCTCGTGCTGCCCGCCCTGGTGCTCGCCGTCTCCCAGCTGCCCTGGTTCTTCCTGTACGTCCGCCAGGGCGTGGCCGACGCGCTCGCGGAGGACCCCGTACGCGGCGCCCGGGCCCGCGGCCTCGCCGAACGCACCGTGCTGCTCGGGCACGCCCTGCGCGCCGGCATGCTCCCGACGCTGACCCTGGTCGGCTCCCGCGTCCCCGAAGTCATCACCGGCGCCCTGCTGGTGGAGACCGTCTTCAGCTGGCCCGGCATCGCCGCCGCGACCGTCGAGGCGGCGACCTCGGTCGACTTCCCGCTGCTCGCCGCCCTCACCGTGCTCGCCACGGCGGCCGTCCTCGCCGGCAACCTGCTCTCCGACCTGCTGTACGGGCTCGCCGACCCGAGGGTGGGCTTCGATGGCTGACCCGGTGGGTGCTTCCGAGACTGTTGGGTGCGGTGGCGCCGTCAAGGCTGCCGGGACTGCCGGGACTGCGGAGGCTGCCGGGACCGTGTGGCACGCGCGGGCGGGCTCCGGCCGCCCCGCACGCTCCACCCGTACGCTGCGCGTGCGCGCCGCCGCGGCCCTCGTCGCCGCCGTGGTGCTCGCCGTCGTCCTCGTCCCCGTGGTCGTACCCCTCGACCGGCAGGCAGTCGACCTCGCAGCGAAACTCCTGCCGCCGTCCTGGGCGCACCCCTTCGGCACCGACGAAGTGGGCCGCGACCTGCTGCTGCGCTGCGTCTACGGGCTGCGCGTCTCCCTGCTCGTCGGCGTGGTCGCGGCGCTGGTCGCCACCGTCATCGGCACGGCCGTCGGAGCCGCCGCGGGCGCGCTCGGCGGCTGGACCGACCGGCTCGTGATGCGGCTCGTCGACACCTTCTCCGCCGTGCCGCACCTGCTGCTCGGCATCCTCGTCGTCGCACTGTTCCGCCCCGGCGTCTGGCCGGTGGTGGTCTCGGTGGCGCTCACGCACTGGCTCTCCACGGCCCGGATCGTGCGCGCCGAGATGCTCTCGCTGCGCGCCCGGCCCTTCGTGGACGCGGCCGTCTCGGGCGGCGCATCCCGGCTGCGGATCGCGGTTCGGCACCTGGTGCCGGGGGTGCTGCCGCAGGCCGGCCTCGCGGCCGTCCTGATGATCCCGCACGCGATGTGGCACGAATCGGCCCTGTCGTTCCTGGGCCTGGGCCTGCCCGCGCACGAGGCGAGCCTGGGCACGCTCGTGCAGAGCGCGCGCGGCGCGCTGCTCGCGGGCGCGTGGTGGCCGACCCTGTTCCCCGGCATCTTCCTGATCGTCCCGACGCTCGCCATCGCGGGCCTCGCCGCCGCCTGGCGCGACCGGCTCAACCCGCGCACCCGCTCGGAGCTGATGCTTTGAACCGCCTCCGCGTCCGACTGCGAACCGGCCCCGGCAGCCGCCGCGCCGAAGGCGAAGCCGCTCCCGGTGCCGCGCCCGCAGCTGGTGCCGCGCCCGCAGCTGGTGCCGCGCCCGCAGCTGGTGCCGCGCCCGCGGCCGGTGCCGCGCCCGTGCTCCGTGTGCGCGGGCTCTCCGTGCGCTTCGCGATGCGCGGCGGGCGGTACGTGGAGGCCGTCAGCGACGCCCGGTTCGACCTCGCGGCGGGGGAGTGCCTCGCCCTCGTCGGCGAGAGCGGCTGCGGCAAATCCGTGCTCGCCTCCGCCCTCCTCGGCCTGCTCCCCGGCAACGCCCAGACCGCCGGCGCAGCCCTCCTCGCCGACGGCCTCGACCTCCTCACCGCCGACGAGCGCACCCTCGCCCGCACCGTACGGGGCCGCCGCATCGGCCTGGTCCCGCAGAGCCCGGCCGCGCACCTCACCCCGGTCCGTACCGTCCGCGCCCAACTGGCAGAGACCGTACGGGAACTGGCCCCGGTGCCGCGGGCCGGACTACGGGCCGCCGCGGAGGCCGCCGCTGACCGCGCCGCGTTCCCCCGCACCCACCTCGACCGGTACCCCCACGAGCTGTCCGGCGGGCTCGCCCAGCGCGCCGCCACCGCGCTGGCCCTGGTCGGCGACGCCCCGCTGCTGCTCGCCGACGAGCCCACCACCGGCCTCGACCGCGCACTCGTGCACCGCACCGTCGACGAACTGCGCGGGCACACCCGTGACGGCCGCGCCCTGCTGATGATCACGCACGACCTCGCGGCGGCCGCCCGGATCGCCGACACCGTCGCCGTCATGTACGCCGGACGGATCGTCGAACTCGCCCCCGCCGACGCCTTCTTCGGCGTGCCGGGCCCCCGGCACCCGTACGCCCGCGGGCTGCTCGCGGCGCTGCCGGAGCGCGATTTCGTGCCGCTGCCCGGCAGCCCACCCGCGCTCTCCGCGCTGCCGCCCGGCTGCGCCTTCGCCGCCCGCTGCCCGGCCGCCGACGAGGCCTGCGGCCGGCGCCCCGCCTTCACCGGCGGCCTCGCCTGCCACCACCCCGCCCCACCGGAGCCGGCCCGTGCTTGAGTTGCGTTCGATCACCGCGGGCTACGGGCGCGGCGCCCCGGCCGTCCGCGACGTCAGCCTCACCCTGGCCCCCGGCCGGGCGACCGGGCTGCTCGGCCCCAGCGGGTGCGGCAAGTCCACCCTCGCCCGGGTCGCCGCGCTGCTGCACCGCCCCGACCACGGCACCCTCACCGTCGACGGCACCACCGTCACCCGCTGGCGGCACCGGGCGCCGCGCGAACTGCGCACCGCCGTCGGCGTGGTGTTCCAGCAGCCCCGCCTCGCCGCCGACCCCCGGCTGCGGCTGCGCGACCTGGTCGCCGAACCGCTGCGGGCCACCGGCCGCCGCCGCGAGGTCCGCACCCGGGTGCCAGAACTCGCCGAGCGCGTCGGCCTCGGCGCCGACCTGCTGGACCGCCGGCCGCACGAGGTGAGCGACGGGCAGCTGCAACGCGCCTGCCTGGCACGCGCCTTGGTGCTGAGCCCGCGCTGGCTGGTGTGCGACGAGATGACCGCGATGCTCGACGCCTCCACCGCCGCCGCGCTGGTCGGCGTGGTCGAGGCGTACCGCGCCGACACGGGCGCGGGGCTGCTCGCCGTGGGCCACGATCCGGTGCTGCTGGAGCGCTGGTGCGACCGCACCGTGCACTGGCCCGATCTCACCGGCGGCACGGACACGTCCGACTGACCGGCCGTCACCGAGGGTCAACAACCCGTACGGCGGACACGTCGTTCGCCCGGAAGGCCCTCCCGCTGCGCCAGGATGGCGGACCGATGCCGCAGCCGTGCCAGAACCCTGCGGCGCAGGAGGTTCCGATGGCGATTTCCATCTCCGTGGTGCTGCTGCTCCTGATCCTCGCAGTGGTCTTCGTACGCAGCGGCGGGCTCAAGTTCTCGCACGCGCTGGTCTGTCTGCTGCTCGGCTTCTACCTGGCGAGCAGCAGCATGGCGGCGACCATCCACAACAGCCTGGCGGCCACCGCCGACGTGGTGAGCAGCCTCAAACCCTGACCGACTGTTGCGCGTTCGTGAATCATCGCGCAGCGATATGGACTCCTCAGGCAACGAGTTCTAGCGTCTGCCCCCGGGCGCGATCTTGTACGCAGAGGAGGAACGACCGGATGTTCCGCAGAACGCTGAACTGCGCGGTGGCCCCGGCCCTCGCCGCAGCGGCGGCGTTGTACGGTGTCTCGCCGGCGCAGGCCGACGACATACCCAAGGCCCCCGGCCACCGTCTGGTGAGCCAGTACGAGGGCAGCCCCGCCACCGCCGTACCGGTGCCCGGCGAGGCCCCGCCGCAGCACCCGTACCTCGCACCCAACGGCCGCAGCGGCATGCACGCCGACGCGGCCGGCAGCGCCACCTACCCGTGGCCGGGTCCGCTCGGCCGCGACCCGGAGGTGCGCAGCGAGAAGATCGCGGCGCTCGGCGGTGAGTGCGCCACCGCCACCTTCGACTCGGGCGGCCGGCTGGTCACGGTGTGCGGCACCTTCGCGGGTTTCAAGGTCAAGCTCCTCGACCCGCGTTCCCTGGCCACGCTCGCGGAGTACCAGCTCCCGCAGCGTTCCTCGACGGTCGAGGCGATCACCTCGCTCGACTTCTCCAAGATCTTCAAGGACACCTCGGGCGGCGCCTACTTCTACCTGGACGACCAGGACCGGGCCGTCCTCGCCGACTCGCGGCAGCACATCCTGCGGCTCGGACACGCGCAGAACCCCGACGGCAGCTGGAAGTTCACCGTCGAGGACGACTGGGACCTCACCCCGCAGGTCCCGCACGACTGCGTCAGCTGGACCAACCTGTGGCCCAGCGGCAGTTGCGACCCCGTCACCTCCGTGATGCCCGACTGGCACGGCCGGATCTGGTGGGTCACCCGGCAGGGCCGGGTCGGCACCGTGGACCCGGACGACGGGCGGATCCGCTCGGTGCGGCTGGCGGGCGAGGAGATCCAGAACTCGTTCTCGGTGGCCGAGGACGGCGTGTCGATCGTCTCCGACCACGCGCTGTACAGCTTCCGGGCCGAGGCCGACGGCACCCCGAAGGTGCAGTGGCGCCAGCCGTACGACCGCGGGACCGGCACCAAGCCGGGTTCGGTGAACCAGGGTTCGGGCACCACCCCGGACCTGTTCGGCGACGGCTACGTCGCGATCACCGACAACGCCGACGACCGGATGAACGTCCTCGTCTACCGGCGGGGCGCGGACGCGCCGGCGGACCGGCGGCTGGTCTGCCGGGTGCCGGTCTTCGGCTCCGGCGCCTCGACCACCGACAACTCCCTGATCAGCTGGGGCAACAGCCTCGTCGTCGAGAACAACTACGGCTACGAGAACGTCACCACGCTGCTGCTGGGCAAGTCCGTCGTCGGCGGTGTCAGCCGCATCGACGTGCGACCCGACGGCAGCGGCTGCGACACGGTGTGGGAGAGCGCGATCCGCTCGCCCTCCACCGTCCCGAAGCTCTCCACCGCCAACGGGCTCCTCTACTTCTACGAGAAGGACCCCAACATCTGGGGCATCGACGCCTGGTACCTGACGGCCGTGGACTTCCGCACCGGTGAGCGCCGCTGGCGGCAGCTGACCGGCACGGGACCCGCGTACGACAACAACTGGGCGCCCGTCACCCTCGGTCCCGACGGCACCGCGTACGTCGGTGTGTTCAACGGGATCGTGGCGGTCCGCGACCGCTGAGGCGGTACGCGACGCAGCGCCGCCGGCCCGAAGGCCGGCGGCGCCGTCGTGCGGGTGCGGTGCCGGTGTCCGGGCTCAGTGGAAGAGCATGGAGGCGCCGCCGGCGGCGGTGGTGACCGAGCCGGGGCACAGGAAGCTCCCCGAGGTCTTGGTCGCGGTGAACGCCTGGTTGAGGTACTTGCGGGTGCTGCCGTCCCGGTTCCACAGGATGTTCGAGGCCTTGTAGCGGCAGGAGATGAAGCTCTGCTGGCCCGTGATGTCGATGACGTCCAGCTTCGCGGTGCCGGCGGCGTCGTCGAAGGTGAAGCCGGGGTTGTTGTTGAGGGCCGCGGTGATGCCGCCGCTGCAGGACAGGTTCCCGCCCGGCTTGTTGATAGAGGTGCGGTCGACGGTCAGCGCGGCGGGGGCGTTCGCGCTGGTGCGGGCGTTGGTCCAGGTACAGGTGCTGCCCGCGACCAGGATGCTGCCGTCGAGCAGCTGGTCGGCCGTGGGGCCCAGTGCCGTGGCCGTGGCCGAACCGCCGACGGTGGCGGCGACGACCAGGGCGGTGACGCAGGACAGTTTCGCGATGTGCCTCATGGTGCTCCTCCTTGCCACTTCCTTGTGGGGGTGTGCGGTGCGACGGGCGGGCCGCACCGGGGGGTGCTTCCGGTCGTGCCGGGGGAGGTGCCCGCGGCGGGACCGGGGAGGGAGCCGGACGTTCACGTACCGCTTCCGGCGGGGCGGATGCGCGCGGATGCGGGTGCGTCATGGAAGGTCCCACAGCCACCTTGAACTGTCAGGTACCCGTCAAGAAATTGGCTGGATGGCACCGCGTGCCGGAGCCTGCGACGCGTTGTGCGGGTGTCCGGGGCTGTGCGGGTGTCCGGCGGGCGGATGCGCGACCGAGCGCGGGCGGTCCGGCTCACCCGGTCCGGTGATCCGTGGCGCAGGAGCGGGACCGGTGCGGTCCGGCTGCGCCAGGGTGGGCGGATGACATCCCGCTCCTGGTTCGCCTCCTTCGCACTCCTCGCGCTCGGCGCGTCGGGGTGCATGGTGGTCTCGTCCGTACCGCCGCCGACCGGCCATCTGCCGTCACCCGCACCGGTGTTGCCCGCCGCCGTCGTCCCGGCGGCCGTGCCCGAGGGGGTGTCCGACCGGCCCGCGGGCCCGGGGGTGGACGTACGGCGGGCGAAGACGCCCAGGTCGGAGGCCGGGTCACGGGCCGGGGCCGAACCGAAGTCGGCTCCCGGGTCCGAGCCGAAGCCCGAGTCCAAGTCCGAGTCCAGGTCCGAGTCCAGGTCCGAGTCCGGGTCCCACGGCAAGCCCCGGACCAAGCGCACGGTCCGTCATGCGGGGCCCGCGGCGAAGGCCGGGGGGAAGGGGAAGACGAGGGGGCAGGCGAAGGCCAGGGGGAGGGCGGCGCTCAAGGGCGGGGCGAAGGCCAAGGGGAAGGCGCGCGCGAAGGGGGAGCGCCGGGTCCGGCCGACGGCGAAGGCCCTGCCGCATCCGAAGCGCAGGCCGCAGCACCGGCCCAAGGTGCGTCCCGCGCCCAAGCCCCGGAACCAACCGTCCTACGACATGCGCGCGTTGTGCGCGGCCGCCCGGGGGAGGGTGGATCCCGCCATCGCGGCCATGTGCCCGCGGGTCGGGAGCTGGACGCCGCCGACGCGCGGCGGCGGACGGTAGGGGGCGGGGCGGCCGGATTCGAACCGGCGTCCTCCTCCATGCTGTGTAGGCGCACTACCTCTGTGCTACGACCCCGCCTTGGGGCGATCTTAACCCTGCCTCCCCGCCTCCCGGCCAGCGGTTTTCCGGCCGCCCGGCCGCCGTCCGCCGCCCGCTGTCCGCCGGTGTCCCGGCTGCGGAAGTCGGCGAGGGTGTCCCGGCGTACGAGGAGGTGGGCCGAGCCGCCGTCGACGGTGGCGACACCGACGGCGGAGGGCCGTGACGTCAGAGGTGCGTCAGGGTGTGCCGCCGGGGTTCCAGAAGACCGTCAACTCCTCTGGTCCGCCCGGCTCCGGCGCGGTTCCATGGGCGCAGGCGACTGTCGGACGGCGGCAGCGAGGGCCGGCGGGAGGGGTGGTGGGTCGGGTGCGGCAACGGGTCGTGGCAGGGGTGAGCGGATCGCTGGGCAGCGTGACGGCCCTGCACCGGGCCGCCGCCGAGGCCCGCGCCCGGGGCGCGGAGCTGTGGGTGGTGCTGGCCTGGCAGCCGCCGGGCGGGCTCGGCACCCACCGGTTCGGCGACGTGTCGGTGCTCACCGCCGGCCAGGAGGCGGCGGCCGCCCGCCTCGGCGCGACCCTCCGTGCCGCCTTCGGCGCCGGGCCGGACCGCGCCTCGCGCATCCCGCCCGCGCCGGACCTGACCGCGCTGACCGCACGGGGCGGCGCGGGCGAGGTGTTGGTGGACTTCGCCCGCGACGCCGACGACCTGCTCGTCGTCGGGACCGGCAGGCCGCGGCGGCCGGTGCACCGCGCGCTGCACCGCTCGGTCGCCCGGTACTGCCTGGCGTACGCGACCTGCCCGGTGATGACGGTGCCGCCCAGTCCGCTCCAGTCCGCGCTGGAGTCCGTACGCCGCCGCAACGCGTGGGGACTGCCGCTGGACGCCCGCGAACTGGCCGGCTGACGGGCCCGGCTCCGCACGCGATCCGCCATGCCCGAATCAGGAGTTTATGTGCTGCCGTGGGGAAATTGCTGAATGCTGTGCAGGTTTGAGGTGTAATAGGCGCGAACGGGCGTGCGTATTCGGCCAAGTTGCCGCTCTGAGGGCACTTTTGTCACGCAGTGCGGTTCATGAGGCAACCTGCGCCCTTCCGTCGTCATCCTCACCGATCGAGGAGGCTCCCCGGGGAAACCCGCGGCGCCCCAGACGAGACCGACGATGAGGATGACCACCTTGATACGTGTCACACGCGTGGCAACCGCGACGATGGCGGTGCTCGCGCTCGCCGCGTCGGCGGCGCCGGCGCTCGCGGCCCCGGTCCCCGGCTCGCCCGGCCCCTTCTCGGGTGCCCGGGCGGCAGCGGCCGACGGCCTCCCCGAGGGCTGGCAGTTCACCGGTACCGGCAACGGCCGGCAGCTGGTGTGGACCTCGGCCGACACCGTGCCCATGGGCGACGCCCGGGTCGAGTTCTACGACGGGGACCGGCTGCTCGGCCGCCCGTCGGCGGGCCCGGACGGCCGCACCTTCCGGCTGCGGGCCGACGGCGCGCGGTTCGCGGGGGCGACCGACCTGCGCGTGGTGGCCGGCGGCCGCCGCCTCGACGCCCGCGGCGCCGCCGCGGCCCCCCAGTCCGGCCGGACCACCGTGCCGTCGGCCCAGGAAGCGCCGCTGCCCGCCAACGCGGTCGACCCCGGCAAGGCGGGCAACTACCGCACCGCCGACGGCGCGTACACCCTGAAGTCCGTGAAGCTGCCCGGCTACGCGGCGCCGGTCGAGATGCGCGCCACCGTCGTGGGCCCGACCAACGCCCCCGGCAAGCGCCCGGTCGTCCTGTTCCTGCACGGCCGCCACTCCGTCTGTTACATCCCCGGCGGCGAACTCGGCGGCGAGTGGCCCTGCAAGAACGGCACCAAGCCCATACCGAGCGAGCGCGGCTACCTCCAGTCCCAGAAGCTGCTGGCCTCCCAGGGCTATGTGACGGTCTCCATCGCCGCCAACGGCATCAACGCCCAGGACCACCTCGCCGACGACGCCGGCGCCCAGGCCCGCTCCTCCCTGGTCCGGCTGCACCTGGCCCGCTGGGCAGACTGGTCCGCCGACCGGTCCGGCGCCCCGGCAGCCGTCCGCGCGCTCGCGCCCGCCGACCTGTCCCGCGTCATGCTCGTCGGCCACTCGCGCGGCGGCGAGGGCGTCAACCGGGCCGCGCTCGACAGCCTCGAAAAGCCGCCCGCCTCCCAGGACGGCTACCGCGGCCCGGTGCGCTGGAAGATCCGCGGCAACGTGCTGATCGGCCCCACCGTCTTCGGGCAGAACCCCGTCCCCGACGTGCCCTCCATGACGATCCTGCCGGGCTGCGACGGAGACGTCTCCGACCTCCAGGGCCAGATCTACGCCGACGGCACCCGCGGCGTCAGCCGGGGCGCGGCCCTGCACAGCTCCGTCTACATGGTCGGCGCGAACCACAACTTCTTCAACACCGAGTGGACCCCCGGTCAGGCCGCGGCCCCGGCCGACGACGACTTC
It contains:
- a CDS encoding ATP-binding protein, producing the protein MLGNLPSETASFVGRSTELDRLRRLLRDRRLVTLTGVGGVGKSRLALRAARNARPGFPDGVWWVELSPLRDPGLLSATVAHTLGLSEQSLRSCDEELCAWVADKDMLLVLDTCEHLVERCRHLVGELLQSAPRLTVVVTSRQPLGCHGEWVTEVRPLPAEGADSDALALFRDRAVSATPHAAAAFTDPGRAATAADLCRRLDGIPLALELAGARLRLWSLEQVAERLGTRFEVLSDAPTSRLPRHQTMRTAIGWSHELCEPLERLLWARLSVFAGDFTPAAARAVCAGGPLPAGKVAAVLAGLAGKSVVRRTVEGARERYRMLDTIREYGRTWLAELGEERRFADRHAHWFAAFAGEADAGWLGHGQVDWYRRMSADHMELRAALEHLLGTDPAAALEMAGSLWFLWFCCGHLREGRSFLERALAAAAQGAGPVRARAVWALGLTAMLQGDLDTGLAHGLASARLARRLGDPELELRAAYLVSVSVLMPGDPLRALEIADRSAREEIVARGGRPDGPGALLCRLSASYALCDLERFEEASVEATELRDACTRLGERWLRAYADYVLALIALRSGRPDETERHVRAMLSGKRLLHDSFGIALGLDLLAAAVAAQGDGEHAARLLGSGHTLWRTVGQPQMGSPSLAAVRDAAERQARAAVGDDAFDRAFQRGAAPQP
- a CDS encoding fibronectin type III domain-containing protein, which encodes MRRSVGTAVLLCGLLTGCAGPAPDTQSPPAPLELTAQAGSSGSVHVMWAEADPADGVTGYQVFRGAALVRELPADKRMVDITGLTPRTAYAFSVRAEDAAGNLSPRSAEARVTTPDAAPDDRRAPGTPASLTARPDGPRAASLSWSAVTDDIGVSAYDVYQGGARIHTVDGRTTRTTVTGLLPDTVYTFTVRARDRADHSSPDSPAADVTTPHATGHAPSTAPADFRATAGPGAVELSWRAPDTGKPVGEYQLYVDGRMTTVIQWGRGAVPAGRAVYRLTVAEAAGTVWRLKLRARLPDGNWGSFSAERSVTLAG
- a CDS encoding ABC transporter substrate-binding protein; translated protein: MTARTARGLAATTLAAALIASAAACSTPGAGGPAGAAAADSVVVGIATEPESLSPLLGYGKDGNSKIFDGLLTHDASMRLRPALAVALPEVSRDGLTYTYRLRQGVRFSDGTPFTAADVVFTYRTILDAKTNNAAKTELDAVESVTRQGADRVVFTLKYPYAPFAERTVLPIAPEHIAGRQDVNSGEFTTRPVGTGPYVLTAWSKGEKLSFRANPDYWGGAPAVKKFTMAVIKDDDVRATRLRAGELDGAVLPPNLAKGFAHDKGRTTLAATSFDYRNVTLPTLHEVAGDPAVRRALDLAVDRTAMVDKLLDGAGKPAYGPVPTDSPWFTKGTERAHDLGRARRILDAAGWRPGADGIRVKDGVRAAFPLWYTSGDKLRQEHALAYASDAKKAGIEITTEAGTWEVIEPRMKTEAVLAGGGSPADPDFDQYLLLKSTLGGDGFNNMARYDNPAVDKALDEGRRSGDRTVRKAAYDTVQRELVKNPGYTFLTHIDHLYVVGNRWKNLTTQVEPHDHGLGSGPWWNVEKWQPAT
- a CDS encoding ABC transporter permease, encoding MARMTGRRVLLAAPVLLTVTLGVFAAAALSPFDPVKAYAGTAGLTASQETLDQLRDNLGADRPFLTRWWEWLGSALTGDLGTSAVMRRPVADVITERLGWSVLLAGTAFLVAVLLGAVLGVLAARRPGRLLDRAATAAAYTLEAAPAFWLGLLAIWFFAVHLGVLPAGGLTDAGADTVTAGQVARHLVLPALVLAVSQLPWFFLYVRQGVADALAEDPVRGARARGLAERTVLLGHALRAGMLPTLTLVGSRVPEVITGALLVETVFSWPGIAAATVEAATSVDFPLLAALTVLATAAVLAGNLLSDLLYGLADPRVGFDG